A single window of Malus sylvestris chromosome 5, drMalSylv7.2, whole genome shotgun sequence DNA harbors:
- the LOC126621875 gene encoding uncharacterized protein LOC126621875: protein MELSSVSMISTSNLSMPNPTVHFRRTISVLIRTRTRIVSSLLTPTTLTKKSREAGTGPTMPTMAEILDSSKSQKLDLQLQTVGPFFRITARSLGTKKELGKAEGLIRVWLKGRILHLESIRLKRETLGMEKSIFGIGLFLGAVAVRYGYDCGCGTAELLAINDSDIYHHKLVRFYSRIGFKAVHEVTGSTFGDFAHMLAWGGIGTRMDASVEALLIKWCTRFKSPK from the exons ATGGAACTATCATCCGTATCAATGATTTCAACTTCCAACCTCTCCATGCCAAATCCAACTGTTCATTTTCGCCGCACCATAAGCGTTTTAATCCGAACCAGAACCCGAATTGTTTCTTCATTACTCACCCCCACTACCCTTACCAAGAAAAGTAGAGAGGCCGGCACCGGACCCACAATGCCAACCATGGCTGAGATACTGGACTCATCAAAATCCCAGAAGCTGGACCTGCAGCTCCAAACTGTGGGACCCTTTTTCAGAATCACGGCCAGAAGCTTGGGGACGAAGAAAGAGCTCGGAAAGGCCGAGGGGCTCATAAGGGTCTGGCTGAAAGGGAGGATCCTTCACTTGGAGTCCATCAGACTCAAGAGAGAGACTCTGGGGATGGAGAAGTCGATATTTGGGATCGGTTTGTTTCTTGGAGCTGTTGCCGTTCGGTATGGATACGATTGCGGTTGCGGAACGGCTGAGCTGCTGGCTATCAATGACTCCGATATTTACCACCACAAG CTTGTGCGGTTCTATTCAAGAATCGGATTCAAGGCTGTACATGAAGTGACTGGTTCGACATTTGGAGACTTCGCCCATATGCTGGCCTGGGGAGGAATCGGGACACGAATGGATGCCAGTGTTGAAGCGCTACTGATCAAATGGTGCACCAGGTTCAAATCTCCAAAGTGA
- the LOC126622617 gene encoding mitochondrial outer membrane protein porin 2-like — protein sequence MSKSSSKPKHKSKSKSKSTTSSKGPPLFSDFGHKAKDLLTAGYSKGQRFSFSSHIDGGVNLTCSTSAKIGGRSSAAVAGSYTYKNATFNCRIDTDSKVTGTLGTKFPSCTKTSASFSLPEYKSSKLRFQTRQEYGAAAVSVSLCQSPAINLSATVGSASFVIGMEAEYKTASSTFSKCNAGISMKSLNSDASIILGNKGGLVTASYVHYLDQEKKNAAVVEFTQNLSTKRSTLTVGGSCMVDHQTVVKARLDGSGDVKTLLQYSIRPKSRLSISGEFNTKALDRIPKIGLALSLAP from the exons ATGAGCAAGTCCTCCTCCAAGCCTAAGCATAAAAGCAAGAGCAAGAGCAAAAGCACAACCAGCAGCAAGGGCCCTCCACTTTTCTCCGACTTCGGTCACAAAGCTAAAG ACTTGCTTACAGCGGGATATTCCAAGGGCCAGAGGTTCAGTTTCTCATCCCACATTGATGGCGGAGTG AACCTTACATGTTCAACCTCCGCGAAGATTGGAGGACGATCAAGTGCAGCTGTTGCAGGATCGTACACATACAAGAATGCCACCTTCAACTGCCGAATTGATACGGATTCAAAA GTTACTGGAACATTAGGTACGAAGTTTCCGTCATGCACAAAGACTTCAGCTTCATTCAGCTTGCCGGAGTACAAGTCTAGCAAG CTCCGGTTTCAAACACGCCAAGAATATGGTGCCGCAGCTGTGTCTGTTTCTCTGTGCCAGTCCCCTGCAATCAACCTTTCAGCAACCGTCGGTAGTGCAAGCTTTGTCATCGGTATGGAGGCAGAATACAAGACCGCTTCCAGCACTTTCTCCAAATGTAATGCAGGCATTAGCATGAAGAGTCTCAATTCTGATGCTTCAATAATTCT GGGAAACAAGGGTGGCTTGGTAACAGCATCGTACgttcattatcttgatcaagaaaagAAGAATGCAGCAGTGGTGGAGTTCACTCAGAACCTCTCAACAAAGAGAAGCACCTTGACAGTTGGAGGATCGTGCATGGTTGATCATCAAACAGTGGTGAAAGCTAGACTCGATGGTAGCGGAGATGTTAAGACTCTCCTGCAGTACAGTATTAGACCCAAGTCGCGCTTGTCTATCTCCGGCGAGTTCAACACCAAGGCACTTGACAGGATTCCTAAAATTGGACTGGCACTTTCTCTTGCCCCTTAA